The genomic interval GAAATAGAACCAGAAGTACAAAGCAGTATAATAAAGGGACTTTCCCATTCTAAAACTGCAGAGCTTTTTGAAAATATTCCAAATGACGAAATAGCAGACATTATAGATGAACTAGATGAGGAAGAAAGAGAAAAAGTATTAATTGCCTTAGAAAATGAAGACGCAGAAGAAGTTAAAGAGCTTATGGGATATTCAGATGAATCTGTAGGTAGTATAATGAACAAGGATTTTATATCTTTTAATTTAGATCTTACTGTAAAAGAGACTATAGAACTTTTAAGAGAATTAGATGCAGATGAAGAAGTTATGTACTATGTTTATATAACTGATGAAGAAGATAGATTAAATGGAGTTGTAACTTTAAGAGATTTAATAATGAATGAAGAAAATAAGAGACTTAAGGAAATTATGCACACATCTTCCATAAGTGTTAATATAGATAGTACTATAGAGGATGCCATAGAAAAATCAACAAAGTATGATTTAATATCTATTCCTGTTGTGGACTATGAAGAAAAATTAGTTGGTATGGTTCTTATTCACGATATAGTTGATGAATTAATTCCTAACAACTTAAAAAGAAAATTTAAGAAAAAGTACACAGATTAGTTGACAAATTTTAATAAAAGAATATAATAAAGTATATAATTCATATCAAAATAGTCGGATAAATGTTGTGATAAAGTAAAGTATTATAAGGATAGGTCACAGAGAGAAAGTGGTGCTGGAAATCTTTCACCAAAGCTTTATAAGAAGTGCGCTTTTGAACAGGAATTTCGAAAAGTTATAAGTAGAAATTTTCGAGTATCACCCGTTAACGTGATAGAGTATTTATAGTACTTGATTAAGTGAGGTCTTTACCTAATTAGAGTGGAACCACGGAGTAAAAAGCTTCGTCTCTAAATAGTGTAAGGCCTTTTTATTATATTTTTAAGGAGGAAATTTATATGGTTTTTAACAGTCTTTTAAGTTTAATAGGAAACACACCAATATTAAAAGCAAATAATTTATTTGAAGGGAATAATGTATTTGTTAAGCTTGAAAAATTTAATCCAGGAGGAAGTATAAAAGATAGAGCAGCTTTAGGAATGATAGAAGAAGCTGAAAAAAATGGATTATTAAAAGAAAATGGAGTTATAGTAGAACCAACTAGTGGAAACACAGGAATTGCCATAGCTATGATTGGTAAAATTAAAGGATATAAAGTTATTATAACTATGCCAGAGACAATGAGTAAAGAAAGAAGAGATATGATCAAAGCTTATGGTGCAGAGATAATTTTAACTGAAGGAAGCAAAGGAATGAAGGGAGCTATTGAAGAAGCAGAGAGGTTAGCTAGTACAAAGGGATATTTCATGCCTCAACAGTTTTTAAATGAAGCTAATGCTAAAAAACATTATGAAACTACTGCAGAGGAAATAATAAGAGATATTCCAGATTTAGATGTATTTATTGCAGGGGTAGGAACTGGAGGAACTATTACAGGAGTAGGAAGAAAATTAAAGGAATATAATCCTAATATAAAAATAATTGCTGTAGAACCTAGTGATTCAGCTGTATTATCAGGAGAAAATTCTGGTCCTCATAAAATTCAAGGAATAGGTGCTGGATTCGTACCAAAAATATATGATTCATCAGTAGTTGATGAAATAATAAAAGTTAAAAATGAAGATGCATACACTATGGCAAAAAACTTTGCTGATAAAGAAGGAGTTCTAGTAGGTATATCTTCTGGAGCTGCATTAAAAGGGGCAAAGGATATTTTAGAAAATATAGCAAAAGATAAAAAAGTGTTAGTTATAGCACCTGATGGAGGAGAAAAATATTTTTCAACAGGGCTATATGAGTAATTTGTAGGAGTGAAAATTTTGTTCAAAAATTTAAAATATGATATAGAAAATGTTATGAAAAATGATCCAGCGGCTAGAACAAAACTAGAGGTTTTATTGCTTTACCAAAGCATACATGTTTTGATATTTTATAGAATAGCACATGGACTATATAAGATAAAATTATTTTTTCTAGCACGATTAATTTCTCAGTTAGGAAGATTTTTTACAGGTATAGAAATTCATCCAGGGGCAAAAATAGGAAAAGGGCTTTTTATAGATCATGGAATGGGTGTTGTAATAGGAGAAACTGCAGAAATAGGAGATAATGTAACTATATATCATGGAGTTACTCTTGGAGGAACTGGAAAGGACAAGGGTAAGAGACATCCAACTATAGGAAATAATGTTATTATTGGATGTGGGGCTAAAATTTTAGGGCCTATAAGTATAGGCGATGGAGCAAAAATAGGAGCAAACTCTGTAGTATTAAAGAATGTTCCAAAGGGAAAAACCGCTGTTGGAATTCCAGCAGTTATTAAAAATTAATTTATAAATATGCCAATTTTTATTATTTGGTTTATAATAAGACTATATATAAATTTTATTAGTTAGAGAAAAATTAAAACCATATGTTTTACATTTACTAACTAAAAATTTAATATAGTCTTTTTTAGTTTGAGGTGATAATTTTTGAAGGAAAAGATTTTAGAGTTTTGTAAATCTTTAGGATTAGATACTGTGGGATTTGTAAAGTGTAGAAGATTTTCAGAACTTGAAGAGGTGTACAATATAAGAAAAGATAAAGGGTTTGAAAATGAGTTTGAGGAACAGGATATAGAGAAAAGAGTAAATCCTAATGTGTACATGGAAGACGGGAAGACCATAATAACAATTGCTTTTCCTTATTTATATGATGAAGACTATGTTGATAATGGATTTTCAGTTTATACTAGAGGAATGGACTATCATTATGTTGTCTCTAATTTCCTTAAGAAGATAAGCGAATATATAGAGTCTTTAGGGGGACGGGCAATTTCTTTAGTTGATAGTAATTCATTACCTGAAAGATATATTGCATATTTAGGTAATATAGGATTCATAGGTAAAAACAATATGCTAATCACTAAAAAGTATGGTTCCTATGTGTTTTTAGGAGAAATAATTACGGATTTAGAAATTCAGTGTGAAGAAGAAAGAACTTTAGAGGAATTAAGAACTCATAAGGAATGTGGTACCTGTGAGATATGCTATAAAAATTGCCCAACTAAGGTTTTAAATAGAAGTAAGATGAAAAATACTAATTCATGTATGTCTTATATAACTCAGAAAAAAGATATAGAAGATAAATATTTAAAACTTATGAAGGGAAGAATATTTGGATGTGATAGCTGTCAAAAAGAGTGTCCATATAATAAAGAAATAACTTATACAAATATAGAAGATTTTAAACCTCTTACTTTTATGCAAAAGGATTCTTTTGAAGATTTTCATAGAATAAGCAAAAAAGAATTTAATGAAACTTTTAAAAAGACTTCTTGTGGATGGAGAGGTAAAAATACAATTTTAAGGAATATAATGATTAAAAAGGTCTTAATTAATAAGGAAGATATATCAAACTATGAATTAAATTCTGAAAGTCTTAAAAATTTTAGAAATAGACTTTTAAATTTTTATGATGTATAATAATATATTGTTAAAATTTGATACAGGAGGTAAAGTTATGTTTACTCGTATAGGAGCTAATATATTAGTTAGATTACCGGATAGTATTTTTAAACCAATAGCAGGAAAGTTAATCGGTGGATGTTTAAATAAATATGCTGACCTTAATGTTTATGGACTTGATAAAATAAAGAAGGAAGAGGGTCCATTTATATTTATAGGAAATCATTTAAGTAATGCAGATGGATTAGTTTTAGATAAGGTTTTACAAAAAGAATATGATCCATATTTTATTGCTGGAGTAAAGCTAAATGATGAGGCTTTAACTAATATAGGTACAAGATTAGTTAAAAATATAAAAATAAAGCCAAATTCAGCAGACAGAGAATCCCTAAGCAAAATTGTTAAGGCTGTTAAGGGTGGAGAAAATATAGTTATTTTCCCAGAAGGAACAAGAAGTAGAAATGCAAAAATGATAGAAGCTAAAAAGGGAATTATACTTATAGCAAGATTAACAAAGGCCAAAATAGTACCTTTTGGAATGACTGGAACTGAAAAGCTTATGCCAATAAATGATGAAAATATGGGAGCAGAAAAGTTTCATCATTCAAAGGTTAACATAAAGTTTGGAACTCCTATTGACCTTCCAAAAAAAGAAAAAGATGAAGGAAAGCATGAGTATGAAGAAAGGGCTTTAAATTACCTTATGAAAAATATAGCCAATCTTTTACCAGAAGATTATAGAGGGGTATATAAGGATTAGGGGGATATACTATGAAAAAGAGAACTAAAGAGGTATTAGAAATATTAAAAGAAGAGTATCCAGATGCTAAATGTGAGCTAAATTATGAAACTCCCTTTCAACTTTTAGTTGCTACTATTTTATCAGCACAGACTACGGATAAAAAGGTTAATGAGGTAACTAAAGGGCTTTTTAAAGACTATCCAGATGTAGAATCTTTTTTAACTATAAGTCAAGAGGAACTAGAGGATAGAATAAAGCAAATAGGACTTTATAGAAATAAAGCTAAAAATTTAATTATGATGGTTCATCAATTAAAAGAAAATTTTGGTGGAGAAGTTCCTAAAACTATGGAAGGAATAACTTCTTTAGCTGGGGCTGGAAGAAAAACTGCCAATGTGGTTTTATCAAATGCCTTTGGAGTTCCATCTATTGCAGTAGATACTCACGTATTTAGAGTTTCAAATAGAATTGGCTTAGCACATTCAGATAATGTACTTGAAACTGAAAAACAACTTCAAAAAGAATTACCTAAAAAAGAATGGTCCTTAACCCATCATCTTTTAATTTTTCACGGGAGAAGATGTTGTATAGCTAGAAAGCCTAAATGTGATATATGTAAGATAAATAAATACTGTGATTATTTTAAAAATAATAGATAAAAAGCTACACAAAATAGTGTAGCTTTTTTTATTTGCTAGCTTCTTTTTTATTATATAAAAATATAGAAAAAGATGCTAATAAAATTAAGGCATATCCTATTAGGGATATTTTATCTGGTATATCTCCAAATAATACAAAGCCTATTAAGGCTGTGAAAATAACTTGAGTATAGTCATAAATTGAAATATCTCTTGCTGGAGCATATTTATAGGCAGCTGTTAATGCAAATTGAGCACAAGAAGCGGCAACCCCTGCAAGAATTAAAAATACAAATTGTTCTAAGCTAAAGGTTTCAAATTGAAATAACATAATAGGAAAAGTAGTTACTATTGAGAAGAAAGAAAAGAAGAAAACAATAGTAGCTCCCTTTTCTTTACCACCTAAGTATCTAACAAAGGTATAAGCACCTCCAGCAAAGGCTGCTGAACAAAGTCCAATTATAGCAGGAATAAAGTTACTTGCTAAATTCCCAGAAGGTCTAACTATAAATAAAACTCCAGAGAATGCAGCTAAAAGACATATTATATGAATTGGTTTTAATTTTTCTTTTAGGAATAAATAAGAAAATATAATAACGAAAAACGGACTTAATTTATTAAGAATAGTAGCATCTGATAATATTAATCTATCAATTGCATAGTAATTAGCCCAAATTCCTAAGGTTCCTAAAGCAGAACGTCCTATAAGAGAAAGTCTATTTTCCTTCTGTCCAAAAAGTAAGGCATTATCTTTTTTCACTAAATAAAATGCCACAAAACAACTAACTAAGTTTCTAAAGAAACTTTTTTCTATTGATGGTAAATCACCGGATAATTTTACAAATGTACTCATAAGAGCAAAACTAAGTGCTGATATGGTTATTAAAATTATACCTTTTGTTTTATTATTCATTTAATCCTCCTATTAAATTGTTAAAATTTTTATAATAACATTTTAGATGTTAAAAATAAATAGGTCAATATTAATAATATATAGTAATTTTATGAAGAAATGAATAAATTTTTGAAAAAAGAGGTATTTTTACTTATTTTAAATATTTATTTAATATATAATAGAAGTACTATGCTAAATAAGAATGGGGAAAATTTAGATATGTTAATTGGACTTTTTAACAATTTAGGTATTAAAGAGAAAACATTAAAAAGAATAGCAATAGTCACAGTAATATTACTTAGTTTATTTTTTATAAAAGGGTTAAATTTAATTTGTGCCTTAAATAGAGATTTGTTTAAGGATGTAAGTGTAGTTTATGCTGCTGAAGAAATTATAGTAATGACTCAAATAATTCTTTGTATTATGATATTATCTATATGCTTTATATATTATAGAGGACTTAAACGAAAAGAGTTCTTTGGTATATCCCTTGTTTATGTAAGTATTATTACTGAAATGATTTTTATAGTCTTAACAGGAAAAATAGTTGAAAATCAGGTTTATGACTTAAATTTATTTAGTTTTTTATTTAGAGGGATATTACTACTTTTAGCTGTTTTATGCCTTAAAAATTTTGATGCTTTTATAAGGAAACATAAAAAATTAACCTTAGTACTTGTAATATTGGTAACGATTATATTACAAATATTAAATGTCAATTATAACATAGGAATATATACATATAATTTTATATATAATTTAACTTTAGTTTTAATAGTTTTAACATATATATCTTGTATAATATTTTGTTTAGTTAGAATTTTTCAATTTAGAGAAATAACTTATTTAGTAATAATGATAAGTGCTTCACTTATGTTATTAAAATTAGTTTATGGCCTTTCTTTAAGTATAACTAATAATAATCTTATAAAAATAAACATTGTATTTTTTAATTTTATATCATTTATGAGCTTTGTATTTGGTATGTTTTTTGATTTACTTCAAGTTATAAAAAATAAAAATTTTATGCAAGAAGAACTAAGTGCATTTTTTAACCTAATAGAATTTGATTGTAATAGTGAAGTTGTAGTACTTAGTAACAATTTAAAGGTTCTTTATGCAAATGAAAAATGTAGAAGTAAGAGAATATCACCTGAAAATAGAGAAAATAAAACTTATATTGATTTAGAAAAACAAATTAAAGGATTTTTATATGATAAAAATATAATTTGTATAGAAAGTGTGCTTAGAAATTCTAAGGAATGGAAAGGTATAATAAAGTTAAATGGAGAGGATGAAGTTGTAAAAATAAATCTTCAGAGAATAAAAAAAGAAAAAAATCTTTATTATGTACTTAGAATTAATGATATAACAGAAGAATACAAAATGGAGAAAAATTTAAAATTAGAGGAGCAAAGGCTTAGAGGAGTTACTGAAAATATAAAAGATTTAATATTTACAATTGATGTTGAAGGAAAAATAAGCTATGTAAATAAAGCAGTAATAGATGTTTTAGGATATAGTGAAGAAGAATTAATAGGAAAAAATTATTATGATTTATTATTAGTTGAATCTAATTTAAATATAATAGACAGCAAATATTTTAATGAAGATAAGATTTTAACAATAGATAAGGTAAGATCTAAAAAAGGGTTGGTTCAATTAGAATCCATTTCTAGTAGAATTAAGGATAATAAAAATAATACCTTAGGATGGGTAAGAGTTGCTAGAAATATAGAGGATGTAAGAGAAATAGAAATATTAAAGAATAAATTTGAAGAAATAAAGCAATATGACAAGGTTAGAAGTGAGTTTTTTGCAAATTTATCTCATGAGCTTAGAACTCCTATTAACATAATATATTCATGCATACAGCTTTTAAACACTAGTAAAAAGAATAAGGCAAACTTTGCTAATTTATATGATAAGTATGAAAAAACTTTAAAACAAAATTGTTTTAGGATGTTAAGGCTTGTAAATAATCTTATAGATATAACAAAAATAGACTCTGGTTTTATTAAGATGGACTTTATTAATTATGACATAATAAAGCTTACAGAAGATATAACTATGTCTGTAATTCCTTATGTAGAATCTAAGAATATAGATATAATCTTTGATACTAATTGTGAGGAATTAGAGATAAGATGTGACCCAGATAAAATTGAGAGAATAATTTTAAATTTATTATCTAATGCCATAAAATTTACAGAGCCAGGTGGAAAAATAGAAGTTAGTATTTTTGCAGATGAAACTTGGGTAGATATAAGGGTTAAGGATACAGGTATAGGAATTCCATCACACATGAAAGAATTTATTTTTGAAAGATTTATACAAAATGATAAATCCTTAAATAGAAATAAAGAAGGAAGTGGAATAGGATTATCCTTGGTTAAATCCTTAGTGGAATTACATGAAGGAAAAGTTTTCTTAAGAGAAAGTAATGAATCAGGTAGTGAATTTTCAATATTACTACCTAATGTGAAATTGGAGAATGATGTTTGCGAAAATGGAAGCTTAGATTATAAAACAGTGGTTGAAAAAATATCAATAGAGTTTGCTGATATTTATGAAATATATTAGGAGATTTAATAAGTTTAAATGATTTCATAAACTTTCTATTTTAAAAAGATAATGATATAATATTAAGGGCTTGTTTAAAAAAGACAAGTCCTTAATTATTTCTATTTGGAGGTAAAAATATGAAAGTTGGAGTAATAATGGGAGGCATTTCTTCAGAAAGAGAGATATCAATACAAAGTGGCAATTCTGTAGTTCATGCCTTAGATAAAGATAAATATGAAGCTATTCCTATAGTTTTAAATGAAAAAGAAGATTTAATAGAGAAGGTTAAAGGAATTGATTTTGCTCTTTTAGCTTTACATGGAAAATTTGGTGAAGATGGAACTGTTCAATCTGTTCTTAAAACTTTAGGAATACCATTTTCAGGATGTGGTCCATTAAGTAGTGCTATATGTATGGATAAGGACATGACAAAGAGAATTTTAGCCTTTGGAAATGTTAGAACAGCAAGATGGGTAATGGTTTCATCAGTAGATGAAATAGACTATGAAAAAATAGAAAATTTAGGTTATCCAGTATTTATAAAACCTAATAATGGGGGATCATCAGTTGCTACAACTTTAGTTGAATCTAAAGAAGCAGTTAAGGATGCTGTGTTAGAAGCCTTAAAATATGATACAGAAGTAATGATTGAAGAATACATTAAAGGTGATGAGATAACTTGTCCTATAATTGATGGAAAAATGTTACCTGTTTTAGCTATAAAACCAAAGGGAAAATTCTTTGATATAGCTTCAAAGTATGAAGATGGAGGAGCAGATGAATTTATAGTTAAATTAAATGAAGATCTTCATAAAGAAGTAGAAAAAATGGCTTTAGAAACTTACAAGTTATTAAAGTGTGATGTATATGCTAGGGTAGACATGCTAGTAAAGGATAATATTCCATATGTATTAGAAGTAAATACATTACCTGGTATGACAAAGAATAGTTTATTCCCTAAAAGTGCAGCAGGAATAAATATGAGTTTTGAAGAACTTTTAGATACAATAATAGAAAAATCTTTAAAGGTTAATAGAGAATAATTTTATTTAGTAACAACTTTCCCTGTAATATTATATTTTATATAGTAAGAACTACTTTGCAGGGAGAGTATTAATGCAAGATAAAAATCCATTAAGTACATTTGGTCCAGATTTAAATGAATTTAGCAGAGATGTTAATTTCTTAACACTAGCTAAAAATTCAGATTTTATTTATTTAAGAGCTTCAGGCTCTGGAACAGGTAAACTAAGAATTGATAATAAGTTTTTAGAGTTTGCAAAAGAGTGCAGAAGATTAGGAATTCCATGTGGTGCATATCATTTTGCTAAACCTTCTAAGGATTTAGATAGTGCTGTTATTCAAGCAGATCAATTTATTGATGTTTTGCAACAGGGTTTTGGAGATGGGGACTATGGAGATCTATTTCCAGTATTAGATGTGGAAACTCCTACAGATAAATCCTTAACTACTACAGAGCTTGTAAATTGGATTGATAGATTTAGAGATAGATTTGAAGAAAAAACTAGAAGAAGATTAATGTTATATACAGGATTATTCTTCATAGGTCTCTATGATGATTTTAAAGTTCCAGGAAAGGGATACCCTTTAAGTGATATGCCTTTATGGATTGCTATGTACACTAGAATTCCTTCTAATCCAAGGATTCCACCAAATGTTGGAGGATGGAAGAGATGGACTATGTGGCAATTTACTGATGAAGGAAAATTAGATGGAGTTGGAAGTCCGGTAGATTTAAACTGGGGGCCAAATAGCATAGATAGTTTAATGCCACCTTCTGCAGTTACTGGACTAAACGCATATATATCTGGTAATAAAATATTTGTTAATTGGACAGCTAATAAAGAGGATGATTTAAATGGATATAATGTTTTTGTAAATGATAATTATGCAGGAACATTACCAAGAAAAGCAACTAAAATTGTAATTGATAAAAGTAGATTTTATCTTCCAAAAGGAAAGCCAATAAGAATATCAATAGAAGCTTTTGATATTACTGGAGATTTTTCGAAAGAAAGAACTGAATATGTTTTAGATAATAATGGTGAATTCCTAGGATAGATTGGTTTTTATGTTAAATAGAGTTAAATTTTTTTAGCTCTATTTAATTTTTCTCCAAAAGCTATAAAAATTTTGTTATAATAAGAAATGTTATTATATTGTAATAATTTTTAGTAATATTTAGATTATAGTTTTTTTAGAAGGTTTTAGAGAGGAGAGTAATTGTGAAAGAAGAAAAGAAGAAATCAAGCACAGGCTTACTTAAAAGCAAAAAGAAAATAATAATATCAATAGTTATTGTATTAGCAATTATAATAGGTTCTATTGTTGCATATATAGTTAGTATTCAGAAAAAAGTTGAAGAGTGGAATGATAAGATATATCCTAACGTATATGTTGAAAATGTAAATTTATCAGGAATGACAAAGGAAAAGGCCATTGAGGTTTTAGAGAAGGATGTAAAAGAACCTGTAGAACATAAAACTATAAAAGTTCAGGCGGCAGATAAAAGTATTGAAATAAAATATTCTGATTTATCACCAGAATATAATATAGATGAAACTGTTAATGAAGCTATGAATTATGGAAAAGATTTAAATCTTTTTGAGAAAAATAACCTTATAAATGGAAAAGATAAAAAGGAATTAAATTTAGATTTTAAATATGATGAATCTAAGTTAACAGATTATGAGAAAAAACTTACTGAAATGGTAAATCAAAATGCTAAAAATGCTACCATAAGTATAAATGGTAGTAATATAAGTGTAATAGAAGGCGAAGATGGAAGAGCCATAGAAGAAGATAAAATGGTTTCTTTAGTAAAAGAAGCTATAAATGCAAATCCAGAGGATAATTCAGTTGTGGAAGTACCTGTAGAGGTTACAAAACCAAAAATAACTAAGGAAATGCTTTCAAAAATAGACGGCGTTATAGGAAGTTTTACAACAAGTTATACAAGCTCAGATGCTAATAGAAGTGCTAATGTTGAAATTGCAGCTAAAACGGTTAATGGAACTATTTTAATGCCAGGAGATACATTTAGTTATAATAATACTTTAGGGGAAAGAACCACAGCTAAGGGATATAGAGATGGAGCGGCTTACGTAGGAAATAAAGTAGTAATGGTTACTGGTGGAGGAATCTGTCAAGTTTCTACAACATTATACAGAGCTGTTTTAAGAGCTGGAATAATGCCAACAGAGAGACATAATCATAGTATGACAACTACTTATTCAGGCCCAAGTGAAGATGCTACAGTTTCATGGGGATCTTTAGACTATCAATTTAAAAACCCTTATGATTTCCCAATATATATACAAGGATATACAAGTAATAAACATGTAACATTTAATATATATGGAAATGTACAAGGTATGGATGGAAAAACTTATGAATTACAAACTGTAGTAAATGAAACTCTAAAACCATCAGTTAAAACAGTTGATGATCCTAATTTGCCAGAGGGACAAAAAGTTGTTGAGCAAAGACCAGTTACAGGATATAAGTCATCAGGATATTTAGTAACTTATCAAAATGGAAAAGAAATAGATAAGAAATTAATAGGACATGATGTATATAAACAAAAGGATGAAATTATAAAGGTTGGAACAAAAAAAGCTGAGCAACCAAAGCAAGAAGCACC from Clostridium perfringens carries:
- the cysK gene encoding cysteine synthase A, whose amino-acid sequence is MVFNSLLSLIGNTPILKANNLFEGNNVFVKLEKFNPGGSIKDRAALGMIEEAEKNGLLKENGVIVEPTSGNTGIAIAMIGKIKGYKVIITMPETMSKERRDMIKAYGAEIILTEGSKGMKGAIEEAERLASTKGYFMPQQFLNEANAKKHYETTAEEIIRDIPDLDVFIAGVGTGGTITGVGRKLKEYNPNIKIIAVEPSDSAVLSGENSGPHKIQGIGAGFVPKIYDSSVVDEIIKVKNEDAYTMAKNFADKEGVLVGISSGAALKGAKDILENIAKDKKVLVIAPDGGEKYFSTGLYE
- the epsC gene encoding serine O-acetyltransferase EpsC, producing the protein MFKNLKYDIENVMKNDPAARTKLEVLLLYQSIHVLIFYRIAHGLYKIKLFFLARLISQLGRFFTGIEIHPGAKIGKGLFIDHGMGVVIGETAEIGDNVTIYHGVTLGGTGKDKGKRHPTIGNNVIIGCGAKILGPISIGDGAKIGANSVVLKNVPKGKTAVGIPAVIKN
- the queG gene encoding tRNA epoxyqueuosine(34) reductase QueG, which gives rise to MKEKILEFCKSLGLDTVGFVKCRRFSELEEVYNIRKDKGFENEFEEQDIEKRVNPNVYMEDGKTIITIAFPYLYDEDYVDNGFSVYTRGMDYHYVVSNFLKKISEYIESLGGRAISLVDSNSLPERYIAYLGNIGFIGKNNMLITKKYGSYVFLGEIITDLEIQCEEERTLEELRTHKECGTCEICYKNCPTKVLNRSKMKNTNSCMSYITQKKDIEDKYLKLMKGRIFGCDSCQKECPYNKEITYTNIEDFKPLTFMQKDSFEDFHRISKKEFNETFKKTSCGWRGKNTILRNIMIKKVLINKEDISNYELNSESLKNFRNRLLNFYDV
- a CDS encoding lysophospholipid acyltransferase family protein; its protein translation is MFTRIGANILVRLPDSIFKPIAGKLIGGCLNKYADLNVYGLDKIKKEEGPFIFIGNHLSNADGLVLDKVLQKEYDPYFIAGVKLNDEALTNIGTRLVKNIKIKPNSADRESLSKIVKAVKGGENIVIFPEGTRSRNAKMIEAKKGIILIARLTKAKIVPFGMTGTEKLMPINDENMGAEKFHHSKVNIKFGTPIDLPKKEKDEGKHEYEERALNYLMKNIANLLPEDYRGVYKD
- the nth gene encoding endonuclease III, whose product is MKKRTKEVLEILKEEYPDAKCELNYETPFQLLVATILSAQTTDKKVNEVTKGLFKDYPDVESFLTISQEELEDRIKQIGLYRNKAKNLIMMVHQLKENFGGEVPKTMEGITSLAGAGRKTANVVLSNAFGVPSIAVDTHVFRVSNRIGLAHSDNVLETEKQLQKELPKKEWSLTHHLLIFHGRRCCIARKPKCDICKINKYCDYFKNNR
- a CDS encoding DMT family transporter; translated protein: MNNKTKGIILITISALSFALMSTFVKLSGDLPSIEKSFFRNLVSCFVAFYLVKKDNALLFGQKENRLSLIGRSALGTLGIWANYYAIDRLILSDATILNKLSPFFVIIFSYLFLKEKLKPIHIICLLAAFSGVLFIVRPSGNLASNFIPAIIGLCSAAFAGGAYTFVRYLGGKEKGATIVFFFSFFSIVTTFPIMLFQFETFSLEQFVFLILAGVAASCAQFALTAAYKYAPARDISIYDYTQVIFTALIGFVLFGDIPDKISLIGYALILLASFSIFLYNKKEASK
- a CDS encoding PAS domain-containing sensor histidine kinase — protein: MNKFLKKEVFLLILNIYLIYNRSTMLNKNGENLDMLIGLFNNLGIKEKTLKRIAIVTVILLSLFFIKGLNLICALNRDLFKDVSVVYAAEEIIVMTQIILCIMILSICFIYYRGLKRKEFFGISLVYVSIITEMIFIVLTGKIVENQVYDLNLFSFLFRGILLLLAVLCLKNFDAFIRKHKKLTLVLVILVTIILQILNVNYNIGIYTYNFIYNLTLVLIVLTYISCIIFCLVRIFQFREITYLVIMISASLMLLKLVYGLSLSITNNNLIKINIVFFNFISFMSFVFGMFFDLLQVIKNKNFMQEELSAFFNLIEFDCNSEVVVLSNNLKVLYANEKCRSKRISPENRENKTYIDLEKQIKGFLYDKNIICIESVLRNSKEWKGIIKLNGEDEVVKINLQRIKKEKNLYYVLRINDITEEYKMEKNLKLEEQRLRGVTENIKDLIFTIDVEGKISYVNKAVIDVLGYSEEELIGKNYYDLLLVESNLNIIDSKYFNEDKILTIDKVRSKKGLVQLESISSRIKDNKNNTLGWVRVARNIEDVREIEILKNKFEEIKQYDKVRSEFFANLSHELRTPINIIYSCIQLLNTSKKNKANFANLYDKYEKTLKQNCFRMLRLVNNLIDITKIDSGFIKMDFINYDIIKLTEDITMSVIPYVESKNIDIIFDTNCEELEIRCDPDKIERIILNLLSNAIKFTEPGGKIEVSIFADETWVDIRVKDTGIGIPSHMKEFIFERFIQNDKSLNRNKEGSGIGLSLVKSLVELHEGKVFLRESNESGSEFSILLPNVKLENDVCENGSLDYKTVVEKISIEFADIYEIY
- a CDS encoding D-alanine--D-alanine ligase; protein product: MKVGVIMGGISSEREISIQSGNSVVHALDKDKYEAIPIVLNEKEDLIEKVKGIDFALLALHGKFGEDGTVQSVLKTLGIPFSGCGPLSSAICMDKDMTKRILAFGNVRTARWVMVSSVDEIDYEKIENLGYPVFIKPNNGGSSVATTLVESKEAVKDAVLEALKYDTEVMIEEYIKGDEITCPIIDGKMLPVLAIKPKGKFFDIASKYEDGGADEFIVKLNEDLHKEVEKMALETYKLLKCDVYARVDMLVKDNIPYVLEVNTLPGMTKNSLFPKSAAGINMSFEELLDTIIEKSLKVNRE
- a CDS encoding glycoside hydrolase family 25 protein, translating into MQDKNPLSTFGPDLNEFSRDVNFLTLAKNSDFIYLRASGSGTGKLRIDNKFLEFAKECRRLGIPCGAYHFAKPSKDLDSAVIQADQFIDVLQQGFGDGDYGDLFPVLDVETPTDKSLTTTELVNWIDRFRDRFEEKTRRRLMLYTGLFFIGLYDDFKVPGKGYPLSDMPLWIAMYTRIPSNPRIPPNVGGWKRWTMWQFTDEGKLDGVGSPVDLNWGPNSIDSLMPPSAVTGLNAYISGNKIFVNWTANKEDDLNGYNVFVNDNYAGTLPRKATKIVIDKSRFYLPKGKPIRISIEAFDITGDFSKERTEYVLDNNGEFLG